The Ornithinimicrobium faecis genome includes a window with the following:
- a CDS encoding helical backbone metal receptor yields MPRILTDDLGHQVELPDGPVRRVVSLVPSLTEAIAATRAEALVGATDWCTHPRDLDVPRVRGTKNPDRAAIAALEPELVVVVQEENRELDVRRLREAGVPVWVCVIESVPQALAAMRRLFTEVLAWGAPLWLPQGEQAWGTPDLPPVRASVAVPIWRDPWMAVGSRTFTTDLLARAGLRNVYADHEQRYPHVDLEDLDTAGADLMLLPDEPYEFTTADGPEAFTTPTRLISGRLLTWYGPSLLEAWQELRVVHEDR; encoded by the coding sequence ATGCCGCGCATCCTCACCGACGACCTTGGGCACCAGGTTGAGTTGCCGGACGGTCCGGTGCGGCGAGTTGTCTCCCTGGTCCCGTCGCTGACCGAGGCCATCGCCGCCACCCGGGCTGAGGCGCTGGTCGGCGCGACCGACTGGTGCACCCATCCGAGGGACCTCGACGTCCCGCGTGTGCGCGGCACCAAGAACCCGGACCGTGCGGCCATCGCCGCGCTGGAGCCGGAGCTGGTCGTCGTGGTCCAGGAGGAGAACCGAGAGCTCGACGTGCGGCGCCTGCGCGAGGCCGGCGTCCCCGTCTGGGTGTGCGTGATTGAGTCGGTGCCGCAGGCTCTGGCTGCGATGCGCCGGCTGTTCACCGAGGTGCTGGCGTGGGGCGCCCCGCTGTGGCTGCCCCAGGGCGAGCAGGCGTGGGGCACACCGGATCTGCCGCCGGTGCGGGCGAGCGTGGCGGTGCCGATCTGGCGGGACCCGTGGATGGCGGTCGGCTCCCGCACCTTCACGACCGACCTGCTGGCCCGGGCCGGCCTGCGCAATGTCTATGCCGATCACGAACAGCGTTATCCGCACGTCGATCTGGAGGACCTGGACACGGCGGGCGCTGACCTGATGCTGTTGCCTGACGAGCCCTACGAGTTCACGACCGCAGACGGCCCGGAGGCCTTCACGACCCCCACCCGGTTGATCAGCGGCAGGCTGCTCACCTGGTACGGCCCCTCCCTGCTCGAGGCCTGGCAGGAGCTCCGCGTCGTCCACGAGGATCGCTGA
- a CDS encoding NAD(P)-dependent alcohol dehydrogenase, protein MRAAVLDRYGPPSVVRVQEVADPQPSEGEVVLDVAAVAVTAADARMRGANFPRGFGPFARLGIGVLRPRKRVLGASCSGVVRAVGAGVSGLAVGDEVCGQLDAGMGAHAEQVLATATTLVPKPAEVSHEDAAGLLFGGTTALGYLRDKGQVQPGHRVLVVGASGAVGTMAVQIAQILGAHVTGVCSTPNVEVVKRLGADEVIDYRKTPPEHLTGSYDLVIDTVGALSIATGRRLLSDTGVLQLVAADLWQMLAARGRVQAGMVTGKPDDVRQLLQWAAAGDLVSVTDRVLPLDQIVQAHEVVDSGRKVGNIIITP, encoded by the coding sequence GTGAGAGCAGCAGTCCTTGACCGCTATGGCCCACCGTCCGTCGTCAGGGTCCAGGAGGTGGCAGACCCACAGCCCTCCGAGGGTGAGGTCGTCCTTGACGTCGCTGCCGTGGCCGTCACCGCCGCGGACGCCCGGATGCGCGGCGCCAACTTCCCCCGCGGGTTCGGGCCCTTCGCGCGCCTCGGCATCGGCGTGCTCCGACCGCGCAAACGGGTCCTCGGGGCGAGTTGCTCCGGGGTGGTGCGTGCCGTCGGTGCGGGGGTCAGCGGGCTCGCGGTGGGTGACGAGGTGTGCGGGCAGCTCGACGCCGGGATGGGCGCCCACGCTGAGCAGGTGCTGGCCACGGCCACGACCCTGGTGCCCAAGCCGGCGGAGGTCTCGCACGAGGACGCCGCTGGGCTGCTCTTCGGCGGCACCACCGCGCTGGGATACCTGCGGGACAAGGGCCAGGTGCAACCCGGCCACCGTGTGCTGGTCGTGGGGGCGTCGGGCGCCGTCGGGACGATGGCCGTGCAGATCGCCCAGATCCTCGGCGCGCACGTCACCGGAGTTTGCAGCACGCCCAACGTGGAGGTCGTCAAGCGGTTGGGTGCTGATGAGGTCATCGACTATCGGAAGACGCCGCCGGAGCATCTGACGGGGAGCTATGACCTGGTCATCGACACCGTCGGGGCGCTCAGCATCGCCACCGGACGTCGCCTGCTCAGTGACACCGGCGTGCTGCAACTCGTCGCCGCCGACCTGTGGCAGATGCTTGCTGCCCGCGGGCGCGTGCAGGCCGGCATGGTGACGGGCAAGCCCGACGACGTGCGTCAACTGCTGCAGTGGGCGGCTGCTGGGGACCTGGTGTCGGTCACCGACCGGGTGCTCCCGCTGGATCAGATCGTGCAGGCTCACGAGGTCGTCGACTCCGGTCGCAAGGTGGGCAACATCATCATCACGCCGTGA
- a CDS encoding carbon-nitrogen family hydrolase has translation MRIALIQLEYADGESVVDRTSRVVELVRAQAGHDLVVLPELWSAGGFDYRAWPERTQTVDGPVVAAVAQAAREIGAVVHAGSIAEAPVDEPGPEGRGLWNTSVLLDPAGERVARYRKVHRFGFGNGEPRLMEAGEDVVVLDLPAPADGLRAGLSTCYDLRFPELYRAQVDQGAELFVIPAAWPAARVEAWRLLLRARAIEDQCFVLGCNTAGTHARTQMGGRSAVIDPRGEVLAEAGTGQEVLSVEIDPALVADFREQFPVLADRRLPPAKR, from the coding sequence GTGCGCATCGCCCTGATCCAGTTGGAGTATGCCGACGGAGAGTCGGTCGTCGACCGCACGTCCCGCGTCGTGGAGTTGGTGCGGGCCCAGGCGGGGCACGACCTGGTGGTGCTGCCCGAGCTGTGGAGCGCCGGTGGCTTCGACTATCGAGCCTGGCCGGAGCGGACCCAGACCGTGGACGGGCCGGTCGTCGCGGCGGTCGCGCAGGCTGCCCGGGAGATCGGTGCCGTCGTGCACGCCGGCTCGATCGCCGAGGCCCCGGTGGATGAGCCGGGTCCGGAGGGGCGCGGGCTGTGGAACACGTCGGTGCTGCTCGACCCTGCCGGCGAGCGGGTCGCGCGCTATCGCAAGGTGCACCGCTTCGGCTTCGGCAACGGCGAGCCGCGGCTGATGGAGGCCGGTGAGGACGTCGTCGTGCTGGACCTGCCCGCGCCTGCGGATGGTCTCCGGGCGGGACTGTCGACCTGCTATGACCTGCGCTTTCCCGAGCTCTATCGTGCCCAGGTCGACCAGGGAGCCGAGCTGTTCGTGATCCCGGCGGCCTGGCCCGCCGCCCGGGTCGAGGCATGGCGCCTGCTGTTGCGGGCCCGCGCGATCGAGGACCAGTGCTTCGTGCTCGGCTGCAACACCGCGGGCACGCACGCGCGCACGCAGATGGGCGGCCGCAGCGCGGTGATCGACCCGCGCGGCGAGGTGCTGGCCGAGGCGGGCACCGGCCAGGAGGTGCTCTCGGTGGAGATCGACCCTGCGCTCGTGGCCGACTTCCGCGAGCAGTTCCCCGTCCTCGCCGACCGCCGCCTGCCCCCCGCAAAAAGATAA
- a CDS encoding TetR/AcrR family transcriptional regulator, with translation MQRPALSPERIIEAAAQVADEGGLTAVSMRSVGRQLDVEAMSLYHHVPSKQALLDRLADWVVTQVDLPEIGTPWRRALTGLCDSARAVYSRHPWAISLIDSRATPGHALLRHHDQVLGCLLADGFSMALAAHAYSAVDSYVFGFVLTELQLPFRPGDAESFTEELALPTEDYPHMARLLTELVVGQNYDFGNEFSYGLGLILDQLEVRLADDQAGA, from the coding sequence GTGCAGCGCCCCGCCCTGAGCCCTGAGCGCATCATTGAGGCAGCCGCCCAGGTGGCCGACGAGGGCGGGCTGACCGCCGTGAGCATGCGCAGCGTGGGGCGGCAACTCGACGTCGAGGCGATGTCGCTCTATCACCACGTCCCGAGCAAGCAGGCGCTGCTCGACCGGCTGGCCGACTGGGTCGTCACCCAGGTGGACCTCCCCGAGATCGGCACACCGTGGCGTCGGGCGTTGACCGGGCTGTGTGACTCGGCCCGGGCCGTCTACTCCCGGCACCCGTGGGCGATCTCCCTGATCGATTCGCGGGCCACGCCGGGCCACGCGCTGCTGCGCCATCACGACCAGGTCCTTGGCTGCCTGCTGGCCGACGGGTTCTCCATGGCGCTGGCCGCCCATGCCTACTCCGCCGTCGACTCCTATGTCTTCGGCTTCGTCCTCACCGAGCTGCAGTTGCCGTTTCGCCCCGGCGACGCGGAGTCCTTCACCGAGGAACTGGCCCTGCCCACCGAGGACTATCCGCACATGGCTCGGCTGCTGACCGAGCTCGTCGTCGGCCAGAACTACGACTTCGGCAATGAGTTCTCCTATGGCCTGGGCCTGATCCTCGATCAGCTCGAGGTGCGCCTGGCGGACGACCAGGCCGGTGCCTGA